The Leclercia sp. S52 genome has a segment encoding these proteins:
- the dsbC gene encoding bifunctional protein-disulfide isomerase/oxidoreductase DsbC has product MKKSLVLFSLLAASLSGLAHADDAAIKQSLAKLGVTGSEIQPAPIPGMKTVMTSGGVLYVTEDGKHFLQGPLYDVSGAQPVNVTNQMLMKNLNALEKEMIVYKAAQEKHVITVFTDITCGYCHKLHEEMKDYNALGITVRYLAFPRAGVQSQPEQDMKAIWCAKDRNKAFDDAMSGKGIQPASCDIDIANHYALGVQFGVTGTPAIVLSNGYVVPGYQGPKEMKEFLDAHQKQFGGK; this is encoded by the coding sequence ATGAAAAAGTCTTTAGTGCTGTTCTCTCTGCTGGCAGCCTCATTATCTGGCCTGGCGCATGCTGACGATGCGGCCATTAAACAGTCTCTGGCGAAGCTCGGCGTTACCGGGAGCGAGATCCAACCTGCGCCGATCCCAGGGATGAAAACCGTGATGACCAGCGGCGGCGTGCTGTACGTTACCGAAGACGGTAAGCACTTTCTGCAGGGGCCGCTGTACGATGTGAGCGGCGCCCAGCCGGTCAACGTCACTAACCAGATGCTGATGAAAAACCTGAACGCGCTGGAAAAAGAGATGATCGTTTACAAAGCGGCGCAGGAAAAGCATGTCATCACCGTCTTCACCGACATCACCTGCGGCTACTGCCACAAGCTGCACGAAGAGATGAAAGACTACAACGCGCTGGGGATTACCGTGCGTTATCTTGCTTTCCCGCGTGCGGGCGTGCAGAGCCAGCCTGAGCAGGACATGAAAGCCATCTGGTGTGCGAAAGATCGCAACAAAGCCTTTGATGACGCTATGAGCGGCAAAGGCATTCAGCCCGCCTCCTGCGATATCGACATCGCCAACCACTACGCGCTGGGCGTGCAGTTTGGCGTGACCGGTACGCCCGCCATCGTCCTGAGCAACGGCTACGTGGTGCCGGGTTACCAGGGGCCGAAAGAGATGAAAGAGTTCCTCGACGCGCACCAGAAACAGTTTGGCGGTAAATAA
- the fldB gene encoding flavodoxin FldB, which produces MNIGLFYGSSTCYTEMAAEKIRDIIGPELVTLHNLKDDAPTLMEQYDVLILGIPTWDFGELQEDWEAIWDSLDGLQLEGKIIALYGMGDQLGYGEWFLDALGMLHDKLAPKGVTFIGYWPTEGYEFTSKKPIIADGQLFVGLALDETNQYDLSEERLQSWCEQILGEMAEQFS; this is translated from the coding sequence ATGAATATTGGTCTGTTTTATGGTTCCAGCACCTGCTACACCGAGATGGCCGCAGAGAAAATTCGCGACATTATCGGTCCGGAACTGGTCACCCTGCATAATCTTAAAGACGACGCCCCGACGCTGATGGAGCAGTACGACGTGCTGATCCTCGGTATCCCGACCTGGGATTTCGGTGAGCTGCAGGAAGACTGGGAAGCCATCTGGGATAGTCTGGATGGCCTGCAGCTGGAAGGTAAAATTATCGCGCTGTACGGCATGGGCGATCAGTTGGGCTACGGCGAGTGGTTCCTCGACGCGCTGGGGATGCTGCACGACAAGCTGGCGCCAAAAGGCGTGACCTTCATCGGTTACTGGCCGACCGAAGGCTATGAGTTTACCAGCAAGAAACCGATCATTGCCGATGGCCAGCTGTTTGTCGGGCTGGCCCTTGATGAGACGAATCAATACGATCTGAGCGAGGAACGCCTGCAGAGCTGGTGCGAGCAGATCCTCGGCGAAATGGCGGAGCAGTTCAGTTAA
- a CDS encoding protein YgfX, with protein MVLWQSDLRVSWRAQWMSLLLHGLVAACILLMPWPLSYTPLWLILLSLVVFDSVRSQRRINSRQGEIKLFMDSRLHWQGSEWEIVGSPWMLNAGMMLRLRKGDGKRYQHLWLAADSMDEGEWRDLRRMLSQQPTQGR; from the coding sequence GTGGTCCTGTGGCAATCTGATTTACGCGTCTCGTGGCGCGCCCAGTGGATGTCTCTTTTGCTCCACGGCCTGGTTGCGGCCTGCATTCTGCTGATGCCGTGGCCGCTGAGCTACACCCCGTTATGGCTTATCTTACTGTCGCTGGTGGTTTTCGACAGCGTGCGCAGCCAACGGCGCATTAATTCCCGCCAGGGCGAAATCAAACTGTTCATGGACTCCCGTCTGCACTGGCAGGGCAGCGAGTGGGAGATTGTCGGCTCGCCGTGGATGTTAAATGCCGGGATGATGCTCCGGTTACGTAAAGGCGACGGAAAACGCTACCAGCATTTGTGGCTGGCGGCAGACAGTATGGATGAAGGGGAGTGGCGGGATCTGCGCCGGATGCTTTCGCAGCAACCGACGCAGGGGCGGTAG
- the sdhE gene encoding FAD assembly factor SdhE yields the protein MDITNKARIHWACRRGMRELDISIMPFFEYEYDTLSDEDKQLFIRLLENDDPDLFNWLMNHGEPADAELQRMVLLIQTRNRERGPVAI from the coding sequence ATGGACATTACTAACAAAGCCCGCATTCATTGGGCATGCCGCCGCGGTATGCGCGAACTCGATATCTCCATCATGCCGTTCTTCGAATACGAATACGACACCCTGAGCGATGAGGACAAACAGCTCTTCATCCGCCTGCTGGAGAACGACGATCCTGATTTATTTAACTGGTTGATGAATCACGGCGAACCTGCCGATGCCGAACTGCAACGAATGGTGCTTTTAATTCAAACACGGAATCGGGAACGTGGTCCTGTGGCAATCTGA
- the ygfZ gene encoding tRNA-modifying protein YgfZ, producing the protein MAFTPFSPRQPVASARLPLTLMTLDDWALATLVGADSEKYLQGQVTADVSQMTEHQHLLAAHCDPKGKMWSNLRLFRRQDGFALIERRSLRDAQLAELKKYAVFSKVTIAADDELVLLGVAGFQARAALKNLFSELPDAEKQVTHDGATSLLWFEHPAERFLLVTDVATAERVTQALRGEAQLNNSQQWLSLNIEAGIPVIDAANSGQFIPQATNLQALGGISFKKGCYTGQEMVARAKFRGANKRALWYLAGQASRVPEAGEDLELKMGENWRRTGTVLAAVQLDDGRLLVQAVMNNDMEPDSVFRVREDVNTLSIEPLPYSLEE; encoded by the coding sequence ATGGCATTCACACCTTTTTCTCCGCGCCAGCCTGTCGCCTCTGCGCGTCTGCCGCTGACGCTTATGACTCTTGATGACTGGGCGCTGGCAACTCTCGTCGGCGCGGACAGCGAAAAGTACCTGCAGGGCCAGGTGACCGCTGACGTCAGTCAAATGACCGAACACCAACACCTGCTGGCCGCGCACTGCGATCCGAAAGGCAAGATGTGGAGCAACCTGCGCCTCTTCCGCCGCCAGGACGGTTTTGCCCTGATCGAACGCCGCAGCCTGCGCGATGCGCAGCTCGCCGAGCTGAAAAAATATGCGGTGTTCTCAAAAGTGACCATCGCCGCCGATGACGAGCTGGTGCTGCTGGGCGTAGCCGGGTTCCAGGCGCGCGCAGCGTTGAAAAACCTGTTCAGCGAACTGCCTGATGCCGAAAAACAGGTAACCCACGATGGTGCCACCTCGCTGCTGTGGTTTGAACACCCGGCGGAACGCTTCCTGCTGGTGACCGATGTTGCCACCGCAGAGCGCGTGACCCAGGCCCTGCGTGGCGAAGCCCAGCTGAATAACAGCCAGCAGTGGCTGTCGCTGAACATTGAAGCGGGCATCCCGGTTATCGACGCCGCCAACAGCGGGCAGTTTATTCCTCAGGCAACCAACCTGCAGGCGCTCGGCGGGATCAGCTTTAAAAAAGGCTGCTACACCGGCCAGGAGATGGTCGCCCGCGCGAAGTTCCGCGGTGCCAACAAACGCGCGCTGTGGTATCTGGCGGGCCAGGCCAGCCGTGTACCGGAAGCCGGCGAAGATCTGGAGCTGAAAATGGGTGAGAACTGGCGCCGGACCGGCACCGTGCTCGCCGCCGTTCAGCTCGATGATGGTCGTCTGCTGGTGCAGGCCGTTATGAACAATGACATGGAACCCGACAGCGTATTCCGCGTGCGTGAAGATGTGAATACCCTGAGCATCGAGCCGCTGCCGTATTCGCTGGAAGAGTGA
- a CDS encoding hemolysin III family protein has protein sequence MVSKPLTAQGYSLAEEIANSISHGVGLVFGIVGLVLLLVQAVDTNASALAITSYSLYGGSMILLFLASTLYHAIPHQRAKIWLKKFDHCAIYLLIAGTYTPFLLVGLDSPLARGLMIVIWGLALLGILFKLTIAHRFKMLSLVTYLTMGWLSLIVIYQLAVKLAAGGVTLLAVGGIVYSLGVIFYVCKRIPYNHAIWHGFVLGGSVCHFLAIYLYV, from the coding sequence ATGGTTAGCAAACCATTAACCGCACAGGGATATTCGCTGGCTGAGGAAATAGCCAACAGTATTAGTCACGGAGTCGGCCTGGTGTTTGGCATCGTCGGGCTGGTATTGCTGCTGGTTCAGGCGGTCGACACCAACGCCAGCGCGCTGGCGATAACCAGTTACAGCCTGTACGGCGGAAGCATGATTCTGCTGTTCCTGGCATCTACCCTTTACCATGCCATTCCGCATCAGCGGGCCAAGATCTGGCTGAAAAAATTCGACCACTGCGCCATCTATCTGCTGATTGCCGGGACCTATACGCCGTTTTTGCTGGTGGGGCTGGATTCACCGCTGGCGCGCGGGCTGATGATTGTTATCTGGGGCCTGGCGCTGCTGGGGATCCTGTTCAAGCTGACCATCGCGCACCGTTTTAAGATGCTGTCGCTGGTGACCTATCTGACCATGGGCTGGCTGTCGCTGATTGTGATCTATCAGCTGGCGGTTAAACTGGCGGCAGGTGGGGTGACGTTGCTGGCGGTGGGCGGAATTGTCTATTCGCTGGGGGTGATTTTTTACGTCTGCAAGCGCATCCCCTATAACCACGCGATCTGGCACGGGTTTGTGCTGGGAGGCAGCGTGTGCCATTTCCTGGCGATTTATTTGTACGTTTAA
- the yqfB gene encoding N(4)-acetylcytidine aminohydrolase: MQPNDITFFQRFQDDILAGRKTITIRDESEAHFKAGDVLRVGRYEDNGYFCTIEVTGTSTVTLETLTEKHAQQENMTLGELKRVIAEIYPNQTQFYVIDFKCL; encoded by the coding sequence ATGCAGCCAAACGACATCACTTTTTTTCAGCGCTTTCAGGATGACATTCTGGCCGGGCGTAAGACCATCACCATCCGTGATGAGAGCGAGGCGCACTTTAAAGCGGGCGATGTGCTACGGGTGGGGCGTTACGAAGACAACGGCTATTTTTGCACCATTGAGGTGACGGGTACCTCGACCGTGACGCTGGAGACGCTGACCGAAAAACATGCTCAGCAGGAGAACATGACCCTCGGTGAACTTAAGCGGGTCATCGCGGAGATCTACCCAAATCAGACTCAGTTTTATGTCATTGATTTTAAATGTCTTTGA
- a CDS encoding MurR/RpiR family transcriptional regulator: MFSHSAIASLNNLEMMVYNTVIKNRDRVMYMTIRELADTAGVSTTTVLRFCRKLNCDGYSEFRVRFKLYLEQNEPQQANFGASEIISFFKSVNNDEFDSLLNNAVDIILSSERIIFVGAGTSGSLAKYGARFFSNIGKFSNHIDDPYFPVTNDMAKNALAIVLSVSGETEEILRFASQFSLHHCKVLSITSHEHSRLAKLADFNLSWHVPQTRIAGVYDITTQIPVIYILESLGRKLAKKLTE; encoded by the coding sequence ATGTTCTCCCATTCCGCCATTGCCAGTCTCAATAATCTGGAGATGATGGTTTACAACACCGTCATTAAAAACCGCGATCGGGTGATGTACATGACCATCCGCGAACTGGCGGATACGGCGGGGGTCTCTACCACCACCGTGCTACGCTTTTGCCGCAAGCTGAATTGCGATGGCTATTCTGAATTCCGCGTCCGTTTTAAGTTATATCTCGAACAAAACGAACCGCAGCAGGCCAATTTTGGTGCCAGCGAGATTATCAGTTTTTTCAAAAGCGTAAACAACGACGAATTTGATTCGCTATTAAATAACGCCGTCGATATTATTTTATCGTCGGAGCGCATTATATTTGTCGGCGCAGGCACCTCAGGTTCGCTGGCAAAATATGGTGCACGCTTCTTTTCCAATATTGGTAAATTCAGCAACCATATCGACGATCCTTATTTCCCGGTCACTAATGATATGGCGAAAAATGCGCTGGCGATTGTTCTCTCGGTCTCGGGCGAAACCGAAGAGATCCTGCGCTTCGCCAGCCAGTTCAGCCTGCATCACTGCAAGGTGCTCTCCATCACCAGCCACGAACATTCGCGGCTGGCGAAACTGGCGGACTTTAATCTCTCCTGGCACGTCCCGCAAACCCGTATCGCAGGCGTCTATGATATTACGACGCAAATCCCGGTGATTTATATTCTTGAATCCCTGGGGCGTAAACTGGCGAAGAAATTAACGGAATAA
- the bglA gene encoding 6-phospho-beta-glucosidase BglA, protein MKKLTLPKDFLWGGAVAAHQVEGGWNKGGKGPSICDVLTGGAHGVPREITQEVVEGKYYPNHEAIDFHGHYKDDIKLFAEMGFKCFRTSIAWTRIFPKGDETQPNEEGLKFYDDMFDELLKYNIEPVITLSHFEMPLHLVQEYGGWTNRKVVDFFVKFAEVVFERYKSKVKYWMTFNEINNQRNWRAPLFGYCCSGVVYTEHQNPEETMYQVLHHQFVASALAVKAARRINPEMKVGCMLAMVALYPFSCKPEDVMFAQESMRERYVFTDVQLRGYYPSYVLNEWERRGFTINMEAGDEQILREGTCDYLGFSYYMTNAVKAEGGTGDAISGFEGSVPNPHVKASDWGWQIDPVGLRYALCELYERYQKPLFIVENGFGAYDKVEEDGSINDDYRIDYLRAHVEEMIKAVTYDGVDLMGYTPWGCIDCVSFTTGQYSKRYGFIYVNKHDDGTGDMSRSRKKSFEWYKAVIASNGEKL, encoded by the coding sequence ATGAAAAAACTCACCTTACCAAAAGACTTTTTATGGGGCGGCGCGGTTGCGGCGCATCAGGTTGAAGGCGGCTGGAACAAAGGCGGCAAAGGCCCGAGCATTTGTGACGTGCTGACCGGCGGCGCACACGGCGTGCCGCGTGAGATCACCCAGGAAGTGGTTGAGGGCAAATACTACCCGAACCATGAAGCCATCGACTTTCACGGCCACTATAAAGACGACATCAAGCTGTTTGCCGAGATGGGCTTCAAATGCTTCCGCACCTCCATCGCCTGGACCCGTATCTTCCCGAAAGGTGACGAAACCCAGCCGAACGAAGAGGGGCTGAAGTTCTACGATGACATGTTCGATGAGCTGCTGAAGTACAACATCGAGCCGGTGATCACCCTCTCCCACTTCGAAATGCCGCTGCACCTGGTGCAGGAGTACGGCGGCTGGACCAACCGTAAGGTGGTGGACTTCTTCGTTAAGTTCGCTGAAGTGGTGTTTGAGCGCTACAAGAGCAAGGTCAAATACTGGATGACCTTCAACGAGATCAACAACCAGCGTAACTGGCGCGCCCCGCTGTTCGGCTACTGCTGCTCCGGCGTGGTCTATACCGAGCATCAGAACCCGGAAGAGACCATGTATCAGGTGCTGCATCACCAGTTCGTGGCCAGCGCCCTGGCGGTGAAAGCCGCGCGTCGTATCAACCCGGAAATGAAAGTCGGCTGCATGCTGGCGATGGTGGCGCTCTATCCGTTCTCCTGCAAACCCGAAGACGTGATGTTTGCCCAGGAATCGATGCGTGAGCGCTATGTCTTTACCGACGTGCAGCTGCGCGGTTACTACCCGTCTTACGTGCTGAACGAATGGGAGCGCCGCGGTTTCACCATCAATATGGAAGCGGGCGACGAGCAGATCCTGCGTGAAGGCACCTGTGACTATCTGGGCTTCAGCTATTACATGACCAACGCGGTGAAAGCGGAAGGCGGTACTGGCGATGCGATCTCCGGCTTCGAAGGCAGCGTCCCGAACCCGCACGTGAAAGCATCGGACTGGGGCTGGCAGATCGACCCGGTGGGCCTGCGCTACGCCCTGTGCGAACTGTATGAGCGCTATCAGAAGCCGCTGTTTATCGTGGAAAACGGCTTCGGCGCTTACGATAAAGTGGAAGAAGACGGCAGCATCAACGATGACTACCGTATCGACTACCTCCGCGCCCACGTCGAAGAGATGATAAAAGCCGTTACTTACGATGGCGTGGACCTGATGGGCTACACCCCGTGGGGCTGCATCGACTGCGTGTCGTTCACCACCGGTCAGTACAGCAAACGCTACGGCTTTATCTACGTGAACAAGCACGACGACGGCACCGGCGACATGTCCCGTTCGCGCAAGAAGAGCTTTGAGTGGTACAAAGCCGTTATCGCCAGCAACGGCGAGAAACTTTAA
- a CDS encoding SDR family oxidoreductase, giving the protein MAIALVTGASRGIGKATALQLAREGYTVAVNYHHNIKAATDVIAQITEEGGRAFAVRADISDEAQVMAMFDSLDREGEPLTALVNNAGILFEQSTIENLSAERINRVLATNVTGYFLCCREAVKRMALKHGGKGGAIVNVSSAASRLGAPGEYVDYAASKGAVDSLTTGLSLEVAAQGIRVNCVRPGLIYTEIHASGGEPGRVDRVKSMLPMQRGGQPEEVAQAIVWLLSEKASYVTGSFIELAGGK; this is encoded by the coding sequence ATGGCAATCGCACTTGTAACCGGCGCCAGTCGCGGAATTGGCAAAGCGACCGCGCTGCAGCTGGCACGCGAAGGCTATACCGTGGCGGTGAATTATCACCACAACATCAAAGCCGCAACCGATGTGATCGCGCAGATTACGGAAGAGGGCGGCAGGGCCTTTGCCGTGCGGGCGGATATCAGCGACGAAGCCCAGGTCATGGCGATGTTCGATAGCCTCGACCGTGAAGGCGAGCCCCTTACCGCGCTGGTTAACAACGCCGGCATCCTGTTCGAGCAGAGCACCATCGAAAATCTCTCTGCCGAGCGCATTAACCGGGTGCTGGCCACCAACGTAACCGGGTATTTCCTCTGCTGCCGTGAAGCGGTGAAACGCATGGCGCTGAAGCATGGCGGGAAAGGCGGGGCGATTGTGAACGTCTCGTCCGCGGCATCGCGACTGGGTGCGCCGGGGGAGTATGTGGATTACGCGGCCTCCAAAGGCGCGGTGGATTCACTGACAACCGGGTTATCGCTGGAGGTGGCGGCGCAGGGCATCCGGGTTAACTGCGTCCGTCCGGGGCTGATCTACACCGAAATTCATGCCTCCGGCGGGGAGCCAGGACGCGTGGATCGGGTGAAGTCGATGCTGCCGATGCAGCGTGGCGGCCAGCCTGAAGAGGTGGCGCAGGCGATTGTCTGGCTGCTGAGCGAGAAGGCGTCGTACGTGACGGGCAGTTTTATTGAGTTAGCGGGCGGGAAGTAA
- the gcvP gene encoding aminomethyl-transferring glycine dehydrogenase translates to MTQTLSQLENRGAFIERHIGPDAQQQQEMLKTVGADSLDALIGQIVPKDIQLATPPQVGESTTEYAALAELKGIASLNKRFKSYIGMGYTNVQLPPVILRNMLENPGWYTAYTPYQPEVSQGRLEALLNFQQVTLDLTGLDIASASLLDEATAAAEAMAMAKRVSKLKGANRFFVAADVHPQTLDVVRTRAETFGFEVIVDDADKVLDHQDVFGVLLQQVGTTGEVHDYGTLITGLKARKIVVSVAADFMALVLLTAPGKQGADIVFGSAQRFGVPMGYGGPHAAFFAAKDEFKRSMPGRIIGVSKDAAGNTALRMAMQTREQHIRREKANSNICTSQVLLANIASLYAVFHGPAGLKRIASRIHRLADILACGLQQKGQKLRHAHFFDTLCVEVADKAAVLARAEAAEINLRSDILNAVSITLDETTTREDIQVLFNVLLGEGHGLDVATLDKEVAHDSRSIQATMLRDDAILAHPVFNRYHSETEMMRYMHSLERKDLALNQAMIPLGSCTMKLNAAAEMIPITWPEFAELHPFCPADQAEGYHMMINQLSDWLVKLTGYDALCMQPNSGAQGEYAGLLAIRHYHESRNEGHRDICLIPSSAHGTNPASAQMAGMEVVVVACDKNGNIDLADLRAKAEQTSDKLSCIMVTYPSTHGVYEETIREVCEIVHQHGGQVYLDGANMNAQVGITTPGFIGADVSHLNLHKTFCIPHGGGGPGMGPIGVKAHLAPFVPGHSVVQIEGMLTRQGAVSAAPFGSASILPISWMYIRMMGAEGLKKASQVAILNANYIATRLKSAFPVLYTGRDGRVAHECILDIRPLKEQTGISELDIAKRLIDYGFHAPTMSFPVAGTLMVEPTESESKAELDRFIDAMLAIRMEIDRVQDGEWTLEDNPLVNAPHTQHEMVAEWNHAYSRELAVFPAGVANKYWPTVKRLDDVYGDRNLFCSCVPMSEYQ, encoded by the coding sequence ATGACACAGACTTTAAGCCAGCTTGAAAACCGTGGCGCCTTCATTGAACGTCACATTGGGCCGGATGCTCAACAACAGCAGGAGATGCTGAAGACGGTTGGCGCGGATTCGCTCGACGCACTGATCGGCCAGATCGTGCCAAAGGATATTCAGCTCGCGACCCCACCGCAGGTGGGTGAATCGACGACTGAATACGCTGCGCTGGCGGAACTGAAAGGCATTGCCAGCCTGAACAAGCGCTTTAAGTCTTACATTGGCATGGGCTACACCAACGTGCAGTTACCGCCGGTGATCCTGCGCAACATGCTGGAGAACCCGGGCTGGTACACCGCCTACACCCCCTACCAGCCGGAAGTCTCTCAGGGCCGTCTGGAAGCGCTGCTTAACTTCCAGCAGGTTACTCTGGATCTGACCGGTCTCGACATTGCCTCGGCCTCGCTGCTGGATGAAGCCACTGCCGCCGCAGAAGCGATGGCGATGGCAAAACGCGTCAGCAAACTGAAGGGTGCAAACCGCTTCTTCGTCGCCGCCGACGTTCACCCGCAAACCCTCGACGTGGTGCGTACCCGTGCGGAGACCTTTGGTTTTGAGGTGATCGTTGATGACGCCGATAAAGTGCTGGATCACCAGGACGTGTTCGGCGTACTGCTGCAGCAGGTTGGCACCACCGGTGAAGTGCACGACTACGGCACCCTGATTACCGGGCTGAAGGCGCGCAAGATTGTCGTCAGCGTGGCGGCCGATTTTATGGCGCTGGTGCTGTTAACCGCTCCGGGCAAACAGGGCGCGGACATCGTCTTCGGCTCTGCGCAGCGCTTCGGCGTGCCGATGGGCTACGGCGGTCCACACGCGGCCTTTTTCGCCGCGAAAGATGAATTCAAACGCTCCATGCCAGGCCGCATTATCGGCGTATCAAAAGATGCCGCCGGTAACACCGCCCTGCGCATGGCGATGCAGACTCGCGAGCAGCACATTCGTCGTGAGAAAGCGAACTCCAACATCTGTACCTCGCAGGTGCTGCTGGCTAACATCGCCAGCCTGTACGCCGTCTTCCACGGCCCGGCTGGCCTGAAGCGTATCGCCAGCCGCATTCATCGTCTGGCGGATATCCTCGCCTGCGGCCTGCAGCAGAAAGGACAAAAACTGCGCCACGCGCACTTCTTCGATACCCTGTGTGTCGAAGTGGCCGACAAAGCGGCGGTGCTGGCCCGTGCTGAAGCCGCAGAGATCAACCTGCGCAGCGACATCCTGAATGCTGTGAGCATCACCCTGGATGAGACCACCACTCGCGAAGATATCCAGGTGCTGTTCAACGTCCTGCTGGGCGAAGGTCACGGTCTGGATGTGGCTACCCTCGACAAAGAGGTGGCGCATGACAGCCGCTCCATTCAGGCGACCATGCTGCGCGACGACGCGATCCTTGCCCATCCGGTGTTTAACCGCTACCACAGCGAAACCGAAATGATGCGCTACATGCACTCGCTGGAGCGCAAGGATCTGGCCCTGAACCAGGCGATGATCCCGCTGGGCTCCTGCACCATGAAGCTGAACGCCGCCGCTGAGATGATCCCGATCACCTGGCCGGAATTCGCTGAGCTGCACCCGTTCTGCCCGGCAGATCAGGCGGAAGGCTACCATATGATGATCAACCAGCTCTCCGACTGGCTGGTGAAGCTGACCGGCTACGACGCTCTTTGCATGCAGCCGAACTCCGGCGCTCAGGGTGAGTACGCGGGCCTGCTGGCAATCCGTCACTATCACGAGAGCCGCAACGAAGGCCATCGCGATATCTGCCTGATCCCAAGCTCTGCGCACGGCACCAACCCGGCCTCGGCCCAGATGGCAGGGATGGAAGTGGTGGTTGTCGCCTGCGATAAGAACGGCAACATCGATCTGGCGGACCTGCGTGCGAAAGCAGAACAGACCAGCGATAAGCTCTCCTGCATCATGGTGACCTATCCGTCCACCCACGGTGTGTACGAAGAGACTATCCGTGAAGTGTGCGAAATCGTGCACCAGCACGGTGGCCAGGTCTACCTCGATGGTGCCAACATGAACGCCCAGGTGGGCATCACCACCCCAGGCTTTATCGGCGCGGACGTGTCGCACCTGAACCTGCACAAAACCTTCTGCATTCCGCACGGCGGTGGCGGCCCGGGTATGGGTCCAATCGGTGTGAAAGCGCACCTGGCGCCGTTCGTACCGGGTCACAGCGTGGTGCAGATCGAAGGCATGCTGACCCGTCAGGGCGCGGTCTCTGCGGCACCGTTCGGCAGCGCCTCTATCCTGCCAATCAGCTGGATGTATATCCGCATGATGGGTGCGGAAGGGCTGAAGAAGGCCAGCCAGGTGGCGATCCTCAATGCGAACTACATCGCAACGCGTCTGAAGTCCGCCTTCCCGGTGCTCTACACCGGTCGCGATGGCCGCGTGGCGCACGAGTGTATTCTGGATATTCGTCCGCTGAAAGAGCAGACCGGCATCAGCGAGCTGGACATTGCTAAGCGTCTGATCGACTACGGCTTCCATGCGCCAACCATGTCGTTCCCGGTCGCGGGCACGCTGATGGTTGAGCCAACCGAATCCGAAAGCAAAGCCGAACTGGACCGCTTTATCGACGCGATGCTGGCAATCCGCATGGAGATCGACCGCGTTCAGGATGGTGAATGGACGCTGGAAGATAACCCGCTGGTTAACGCCCCGCACACCCAGCACGAAATGGTGGCGGAGTGGAATCACGCTTACTCCCGCGAGCTGGCGGTCTTCCCGGCAGGCGTTGCCAACAAGTACTGGCCGACCGTGAAGCGTCTTGATGACGTCTACGGCGACCGCAACCTGTTCTGCTCCTGCGTGCCGATGAGCGAATACCAGTAA
- the gcvH gene encoding glycine cleavage system protein GcvH — protein sequence MSNVPAELKYSKEHEWLRKEADGTYTVGITEHAQELLGDMVFVDLPEVGATVTAGDDCAVAESVKAASDIYAPVGGEIVAVNDALSDSPELVNSEPYGEGWIFKIKASDEAEVAALLDATAYEALLEDE from the coding sequence ATGAGCAATGTGCCAGCAGAACTGAAATACAGCAAAGAACACGAGTGGCTGCGCAAAGAAGCCGACGGCACCTACACCGTTGGGATCACCGAGCATGCTCAGGAGCTGTTAGGTGACATGGTCTTTGTGGATCTGCCGGAAGTGGGCGCGACCGTAACCGCCGGTGACGACTGCGCCGTGGCCGAATCTGTAAAAGCCGCTTCTGATATCTATGCGCCAGTGGGCGGCGAAATCGTGGCGGTTAACGACGCCCTGAGCGACTCCCCGGAGCTGGTAAACAGCGAGCCATACGGCGAAGGCTGGATCTTCAAAATTAAAGCCAGCGACGAAGCGGAAGTTGCCGCCCTGCTGGATGCGACTGCGTACGAAGCCCTGTTAGAAGACGAATAA